In Fibrobacter sp., a single genomic region encodes these proteins:
- a CDS encoding site-specific DNA-methyltransferase, whose amino-acid sequence MSSVHRKALEHKFKGSLKINTDLNRTLVSFQANKKLPFYRWFKYKEGFSAPMMNYLISDSGLNKNSKLLDPFSGSGVALFAALNRGLVPSGIEILPVGPYIIKNRIKAAKIPVDDIDRALCDCLSEDFKKYLPAQSKFNHISITEGAFPKETEKEMLGFINYARDHFADPDTQSILEFAVFCILEKISYTRKDGQYLRWDYRAGKNPLSKKFNKGHIPGFREAITEKLSEIREDLLLWNSETASTNFDSINLTEGSVLKLLPEIPSKTINIVITSPPYCNRYDYTRTYALELAFLGINDSGIKQLRQELLTCTVENREKTSALKSIYTDKRRVNDFNRIVETFNSQEALQEVIEVLDKLRTSNNLNNPNIVRMVKNYFFEMCFIIFELYRVLKNNGIVYMVNDNVRYGGEEIPVDLILSDFASTAGFNVRDIWTLNTGKGNSSQQMGVHGRTELRKCVYVWQK is encoded by the coding sequence ATGTCATCTGTGCATCGAAAAGCTCTTGAACATAAATTCAAGGGTTCATTAAAAATCAACACAGATCTAAACCGCACTCTGGTTAGTTTTCAAGCTAATAAAAAACTCCCTTTTTACCGCTGGTTCAAATATAAAGAGGGTTTTTCTGCACCGATGATGAACTACCTGATATCGGATTCCGGCTTGAATAAAAACTCAAAGCTCCTTGATCCGTTTTCGGGCAGCGGTGTTGCTCTCTTTGCCGCTCTTAACAGAGGTTTGGTTCCTTCAGGTATAGAGATCCTTCCAGTGGGCCCTTATATAATTAAGAACAGAATTAAAGCTGCAAAGATACCGGTTGATGATATCGACCGGGCACTCTGTGATTGCCTCTCAGAGGATTTTAAAAAGTACCTGCCTGCTCAATCAAAATTCAATCATATCTCAATCACAGAAGGAGCTTTTCCAAAAGAGACAGAAAAGGAGATGCTCGGCTTCATTAATTATGCAAGAGACCATTTTGCAGATCCTGACACTCAATCAATATTAGAATTCGCTGTTTTCTGTATCCTGGAAAAGATCAGTTACACCAGAAAGGATGGCCAGTATCTGAGATGGGATTACAGAGCCGGTAAAAATCCACTCAGTAAAAAATTTAACAAAGGTCATATTCCTGGTTTTCGGGAAGCAATCACCGAAAAATTGTCTGAAATCAGAGAAGATCTTTTGTTGTGGAATTCAGAAACAGCATCAACAAATTTTGACAGTATTAACCTTACTGAAGGATCTGTTCTTAAATTGCTTCCTGAAATTCCGTCAAAAACAATCAACATAGTTATCACATCACCACCGTATTGCAACCGCTATGATTATACGAGAACTTATGCACTTGAGCTTGCTTTTTTAGGTATCAATGACAGCGGAATAAAGCAACTGAGACAAGAATTACTTACTTGTACTGTAGAAAACCGTGAGAAAACATCCGCTTTAAAAAGTATCTATACCGATAAGAGAAGAGTTAATGATTTTAATAGAATAGTGGAAACGTTCAATTCCCAGGAAGCATTACAGGAAGTCATAGAAGTACTAGATAAATTGCGTACCAGCAATAATCTGAATAATCCCAATATTGTAAGAATGGTCAAAAACTACTTCTTTGAAATGTGCTTTATCATTTTTGAACTATACAGAGTATTAAAAAACAATGGTATAGTATATATGGTAAATGATAATGTAAGATATGGTGGAGAAGAAATACCTGTTGATTTGATCCTTTCCGATTTCGCCTCCACAGCAGGATTCAATGTACGAGATATATGGACTCTGAATACAGGAAAAGGAAACAGCAGCCAGCAAATGGGTGTTCATGGACGAACAGAACTGCGTAAATGCGTTTACGTTTGGCAAAAGTAG
- a CDS encoding XcyI family restriction endonuclease — protein sequence MRLRLAKVEEVSMKKNNDRQELILEANRISYSLRSTFFFRKLRDIGYLDILKDIEKLVQQSRNYSWEDKKYWNITHNAWDLIARERIEFLRVFAHPKVLVEHPTFISYYRNVAAIPLKGVQYLAFNVTDYELRKKTELSYSSALKLIKLFNTHISSIIESTLSITKENISSLMYSSAGCTIDGSWRNKIGEEAEKMVKSYVLRNCLEKGIIFAMIDKSNRPADFDPEYDYLSNIDLFKGIKLKNHMTILFSNEPDISIIGPNGKPVSVIEIKGGTDPAGALERLGAIKKSFDYARKENKKVETILVVSCITEEMNKRLKKEKTIDNVFNLTAIIIDMEYRGKFINKISSLLQIPQSQIS from the coding sequence ATGCGTTTACGTTTGGCAAAAGTAGAGGAAGTTTCGATGAAGAAAAACAATGATCGCCAGGAGTTAATTCTTGAAGCAAACAGAATTTCCTACTCACTGCGTTCCACATTCTTTTTCCGTAAACTCCGGGATATCGGGTATCTTGATATACTTAAAGATATAGAAAAACTTGTACAGCAATCGCGAAATTATAGCTGGGAAGATAAGAAATACTGGAACATAACCCATAATGCATGGGATTTGATCGCCAGGGAAAGAATCGAATTTCTAAGGGTATTCGCTCACCCCAAAGTATTAGTGGAGCATCCAACTTTTATCAGTTACTACCGAAATGTTGCCGCAATACCCCTTAAAGGGGTCCAATATCTGGCATTCAATGTTACTGATTATGAACTCCGGAAGAAAACAGAACTATCCTATTCATCTGCACTCAAACTCATCAAATTATTCAATACTCATATTTCTTCAATAATCGAATCTACACTATCTATTACAAAAGAAAACATCTCCTCACTGATGTACAGCTCAGCTGGTTGTACAATCGATGGTTCCTGGCGGAATAAAATCGGTGAAGAAGCCGAAAAAATGGTTAAAAGCTATGTACTGAGAAATTGTCTGGAAAAAGGAATCATTTTCGCAATGATTGATAAATCCAACAGACCTGCAGATTTTGATCCTGAATACGATTACCTTTCTAATATCGATCTATTCAAAGGCATTAAACTGAAAAACCACATGACAATACTTTTCTCAAACGAACCTGATATTTCAATAATTGGCCCAAACGGCAAACCAGTAAGCGTGATAGAGATTAAAGGTGGAACAGATCCTGCCGGTGCATTGGAGCGGTTAGGTGCAATAAAAAAGAGTTTTGATTATGCACGAAAAGAAAATAAAAAAGTCGAAACTATACTTGTTGTAAGCTGCATTACAGAAGAGATGAATAAGCGGCTTAAAAAGGAAAAAACAATTGACAACGTTTTCAATCTCACCGCGATAATCATCGACATGGAATATAGAGGGAAATTCATTAATAAAATTTCCTCCCTTCTACAAATACCTCAATCTCAAATCTCCTGA